From one Bacteriovorax sp. BAL6_X genomic stretch:
- a CDS encoding sodium/proline symporter, with product MIVYSFLFFLLLFVLIGVSSSLKSKKNNSDYLLAGHSTPPWLAALSAVATNNSGYMFIGLIGYTYMSGLQSSWVMIGWIVGDIVMSFFVHKKLRQVTEKESLLSFGGVLSRWQRGTSFKKLRLLVGVITILFLGVYAAAQFKAGSKALHVLFGWDYSTGAIIGAVIVFAYCLSGGIRASIWTDAAQSFVMIIAMGILFFVGINEVGGYDAYVSKLSAVSPGFLSFTPTGLSVPGGTGVSLFILGWVFAGLGVVGQPHIMIRFMTIDDTKNMNKTRIYYYAWFIAFTIMTIGVGLTARLLLPNSANFDAELALPLMSQKLLPEVLIGVVLAGIFAATMSTADSQVLSCSAAFTRDILPKKSDNIYLTKLATAGTTIIALVVALYGSKNVFELVLLSWSILAACFGPLIFIYAIGKKVSEITAMSMVLIGGIVTVVWMNLGYGSTIYEVAPGILAGLITYFVLSHTPLNDIVPGNKVVDNRMKNSKLINDANN from the coding sequence ATGATTGTTTACAGCTTCCTCTTTTTTTTGCTCCTCTTTGTATTGATTGGAGTTTCTTCGAGTTTAAAAAGTAAGAAAAATAATTCTGATTACCTGCTTGCAGGTCATAGTACTCCGCCTTGGTTAGCAGCTCTGTCTGCTGTTGCAACCAATAATAGTGGGTATATGTTCATCGGACTCATTGGATATACTTATATGAGTGGACTTCAATCATCATGGGTTATGATTGGTTGGATTGTTGGTGATATTGTCATGAGCTTCTTTGTTCATAAAAAGTTAAGACAAGTTACGGAAAAGGAAAGCCTTCTGAGTTTTGGAGGTGTTCTCTCGAGATGGCAAAGGGGTACAAGCTTTAAAAAGCTAAGACTTCTTGTTGGAGTTATTACAATTTTATTCTTAGGTGTTTATGCCGCTGCCCAGTTTAAGGCCGGCTCTAAGGCATTACACGTTTTATTTGGATGGGACTATAGTACTGGTGCAATCATTGGTGCTGTTATTGTATTTGCTTACTGCTTATCAGGTGGAATTAGAGCATCAATTTGGACCGACGCTGCCCAGTCATTTGTTATGATTATTGCAATGGGGATTTTGTTCTTTGTTGGGATTAATGAAGTTGGTGGTTATGATGCCTATGTAAGTAAACTAAGTGCTGTATCACCTGGTTTTCTAAGCTTTACTCCAACTGGACTAAGTGTTCCTGGAGGAACTGGGGTTTCTCTATTTATTCTTGGTTGGGTCTTTGCCGGACTTGGTGTCGTAGGTCAGCCTCATATTATGATCCGTTTTATGACAATTGATGATACTAAGAATATGAATAAAACTAGAATATATTACTATGCTTGGTTCATTGCATTCACAATTATGACTATTGGAGTAGGACTAACGGCAAGACTACTACTGCCAAACTCTGCAAACTTTGATGCCGAGCTAGCGCTACCACTAATGAGTCAAAAACTTCTTCCAGAGGTTCTAATTGGTGTTGTATTAGCGGGGATTTTTGCCGCAACAATGTCAACGGCCGACTCTCAAGTTCTAAGTTGTTCAGCAGCTTTTACAAGAGATATCTTGCCGAAAAAATCAGATAATATTTATCTAACAAAGCTTGCGACTGCTGGAACTACTATTATTGCTTTGGTTGTAGCCTTATACGGAAGTAAGAATGTGTTTGAGCTCGTCTTACTGTCGTGGTCAATACTAGCAGCTTGCTTCGGTCCATTAATTTTTATCTATGCAATTGGTAAGAAGGTATCTGAAATTACGGCCATGTCGATGGTTCTCATTGGTGGAATTGTTACTGTTGTTTGGATGAATCTTGGCTATGGCTCAACAATTTATGAGGTTGCACCTGGAATCTTGGCCGGATTAATTACATATTTCGTTCTATCACATACGCCATTAAACGATATCGTTCCTGGTAACAAGGTTGTAGACAATAGAATGAAGAACTCAAAGCTAATAAATGATGCCAATAACTAA
- a CDS encoding mechanosensitive ion channel family protein encodes MQKRKLKNIRKRDISDAVETDSPVDDQEKELKSHGVEGIEGRFSFMMRALPVLFFILWSLFVSIPYLGKIPTVYVSIIAAIVSVIAGFSLRPFLENLFAGVIISFFKSIKIGDTVTIDGHYGLIEEIGLTYSVIKKWNWVRLVIPNSKLLQKEIQNFTMNDHFVWTHIEFFVAPDSDLKLVREIAHRVAKKSDYFCDVEEPTMWVMKLDKDAIECWLAAWAENPSDAWELRNDMRTQLYIELQSAQVEFHKLNIKS; translated from the coding sequence GTGCAAAAGAGAAAGCTAAAGAATATTCGTAAGAGAGATATTAGTGATGCTGTTGAAACAGACTCACCAGTTGACGATCAAGAAAAAGAATTAAAGTCACATGGTGTTGAGGGGATTGAGGGCCGCTTCTCTTTTATGATGAGAGCTCTTCCTGTTCTCTTCTTTATTCTGTGGTCGCTCTTTGTGTCGATTCCTTATCTTGGAAAGATTCCAACAGTCTATGTTTCAATAATTGCAGCTATTGTTTCTGTTATTGCTGGTTTCTCCCTAAGGCCATTCTTAGAAAATCTCTTTGCGGGTGTGATCATCTCTTTCTTTAAATCAATTAAGATTGGAGACACTGTCACAATTGATGGCCACTACGGTCTTATTGAAGAGATTGGACTGACTTATTCAGTAATAAAGAAGTGGAATTGGGTAAGGCTCGTTATTCCAAACTCAAAGTTACTCCAAAAAGAAATACAAAATTTTACAATGAATGATCACTTTGTATGGACTCATATTGAGTTCTTTGTTGCGCCAGACTCTGATCTTAAGTTGGTTCGTGAAATTGCACATCGAGTAGCAAAGAAGTCTGACTATTTTTGTGATGTTGAAGAGCCAACAATGTGGGTTATGAAGCTGGATAAGGACGCCATTGAATGTTGGCTGGCGGCGTGGGCAGAAAACCCTAGTGATGCATGGGAGCTAAGAAATGATATGCGAACGCAACTCTATATTGAGTTACAAAGTGCACAGGTTGAATTTCATAAGCTCAATATTAAAAGTTAA
- a CDS encoding LysR family transcriptional regulator, whose translation MNQGIYLEKLKDINWNHLYCFYEVAKVQSLKKGAEIIGTSSPTLSEQLKRLENKFNMKLFNRSSKGLSLTPEGLQLFERTKGIFEEGSKLLEHFSEDVVGGYPVSIGIEETISYDLATEFASQYWDLYTKYGTVNTIRQGDHDVLVDNILHGNIDWGISLKKPKRKSLNVAEIGSFEIVFCCSTELYDKFRDEKDLLVNIPFAESNWDKNLNRIIYQHLRKNGVIPKEKVYSDHIDFVHKLCLRGRCVMFLPRNPLEEYLGLKTFHLGEPIRMSLYAIWKKSDEGLISIRKLQELFQSKLSNVPDRYEDVDLQIEVSDVSDDLLN comes from the coding sequence ATGAATCAAGGAATATACTTGGAAAAACTAAAAGATATCAATTGGAATCATCTCTATTGTTTTTATGAAGTGGCCAAAGTTCAATCTCTTAAAAAAGGTGCTGAAATCATCGGTACTTCTTCACCAACTCTTAGTGAACAACTTAAACGCCTTGAAAACAAATTCAATATGAAGCTTTTTAATCGTAGCTCTAAAGGGTTAAGCTTAACACCTGAGGGACTACAGCTATTTGAGAGAACAAAGGGAATCTTTGAAGAGGGTAGTAAACTACTTGAGCACTTCTCTGAAGATGTTGTCGGTGGCTACCCAGTCTCAATAGGGATTGAAGAGACGATCTCCTATGACCTTGCAACTGAGTTTGCTTCACAATATTGGGATCTTTATACAAAGTATGGAACAGTTAACACCATTCGGCAGGGCGATCACGACGTACTTGTGGATAATATACTTCACGGTAATATCGATTGGGGTATCTCTCTTAAGAAACCTAAGAGAAAGAGTTTGAATGTGGCGGAAATTGGCTCCTTTGAAATTGTCTTTTGCTGTTCTACGGAATTATATGACAAGTTTAGAGATGAGAAGGATTTGCTTGTGAATATTCCTTTTGCCGAAAGTAATTGGGATAAGAACCTTAATCGCATTATCTATCAACACCTCAGAAAGAATGGAGTGATTCCTAAAGAGAAGGTATATAGCGATCATATCGACTTTGTTCACAAACTCTGCTTACGTGGACGTTGTGTAATGTTCTTACCAAGGAACCCTCTTGAGGAGTATTTGGGTTTAAAAACTTTCCATTTGGGTGAACCAATTCGTATGTCTCTCTACGCAATTTGGAAAAAGTCTGATGAAGGACTAATCTCTATACGTAAGCTGCAAGAACTCTTTCAGTCAAAGCTGTCAAATGTGCCGGATCGTTACGAAGATGTGGATTTACAGATTGAAGTTTCTGATGTTTCCGATGACTTACTCAATTAG